A section of the Mastomys coucha isolate ucsf_1 unplaced genomic scaffold, UCSF_Mcou_1 pScaffold15, whole genome shotgun sequence genome encodes:
- the LOC116091682 gene encoding olfactory receptor 5AK2-like gives CIQMVAGSYLIGSINSSVHTGFTFSLSYCKSNHINHFFCDVPPIISLSCSNIVTNIRLLVIFVGFNLIFTVLVVIFSYVYIMAAILKMSSTAGRKKTFSTCASHLTAVTIFYGTLAYMYLQPHSDNSEENMKVASVFYGIVIPMLNPLIYSLRNKEVKDAIKLTRKKLFRFDKQ, from the coding sequence TGCATCCAGATGGTAGCTGGTTCCTATCTCATTGGATCAATAAATTCTTCAGTACACACAGGCTTTACGTTTTCATTGTCATACTGTAAATCTAATCACATCAATCACTTTTTCTGTGATGTCCCCCCAATTATTAGCCTTTCCTGTTCCAACATTGTCACCAATATCAGACTTCTTGTTATCTTTGTTGGATTTAACCTGATATTCACTGTGTTGGTTGTTATCTTTTCCTATGTGTATATCATGGCTGCCATCCTAAAGATGTCTTCTACTgcagggagaaagaaaaccttcTCCACGTGTGCCTCCCACCTGACAGCAGTCACCATTTTCTATGGAACCCTTGCTTATATGTATTTACAGCCTCATTCAGACAATTCTGAGGAGAACATGAAAGTGGCCTCTGTGTTTTATGGCATTGTTATTCCCATGCTGAACCCTCTGATCTATAGcttgagaaacaaggaagtcaaaGATGCTATAAAATTGACAAGAAAAAAGCTATTTAGATTtgacaaacaataa